One Nocardioides aromaticivorans genomic window carries:
- the rplU gene encoding 50S ribosomal protein L21 yields MYAIVRAGAKQEKVAVGDVIEIDKVSTPVGDTLTLPVVLAVDGETVTSTGLDKATVTVEVLGATKGPKIIIQKYKNKTGYKKRQGHRQKYTQVKVTDISL; encoded by the coding sequence GTGTACGCGATCGTGCGCGCAGGCGCGAAGCAGGAGAAGGTCGCTGTCGGCGACGTCATCGAGATCGACAAGGTCTCCACGCCGGTCGGCGACACCCTGACCCTGCCGGTCGTGCTCGCGGTGGACGGCGAGACCGTCACCAGCACCGGCCTGGACAAGGCGACGGTCACCGTCGAGGTCCTCGGCGCCACCAAGGGCCCGAAGATCATCATCCAGAAGTACAAGAACAAGACCGGCTACAAGAAGCGCCAGGGTCACCGCCAGAAGTACACCCAGGTCAAGGTCACCGACATCTCGCTCTGA
- the rpmA gene encoding 50S ribosomal protein L27: protein MAHKKGAASTKNGRDSNAQRLGVKRFGGQLVNAGEIIVRQRGTHFHPGSGVGRGGDDTLFALVAGNVEFGKKRGRKVVNIVPEA from the coding sequence ATGGCACACAAGAAGGGCGCCGCGTCCACCAAGAACGGCCGCGACTCCAACGCCCAGCGCCTCGGCGTCAAGCGCTTCGGCGGCCAGCTCGTCAACGCCGGCGAGATCATCGTCCGCCAGCGTGGCACCCACTTCCACCCGGGCTCGGGCGTCGGTCGCGGTGGCGACGACACCCTGTTCGCGCTGGTCGCGGGCAACGTCGAGTTCGGCAAGAAGCGCGGCCGCAAGGTCGTCAACATCGTCCCGGAGGCGTGA